The following are encoded in a window of Cycloclasticus pugetii PS-1 genomic DNA:
- a CDS encoding peptidase U32 family protein: protein MNKQIELLAPGGDVEAIKGAIVAGANAVYCGLDVFNARNRATNLSFDELCGVLRLAHQHDCEVFLTLNVVILEQELPSLIKLLNKLVNSGLDGIIVQDLGTFNLVKKYFPSLDLHASTQLTTHNEGQIQFLSKIGASRVNLSRELNLDEVKSLTRFAHDHDVLTEVFVHGSLCIAFSGQCYSSSVSVGNSGNRGRCSQACRDEYETTATGNNFPLNLKDNSAYFDLPELVDAGVDSLKIEGRIKGAHYVYTVVDSWRKQMDKFEQTGRLLEDDSNLHKVFNRDFTNSFLKGDLTKDMFIDNPRDHSVEHAVTKSQAVSIVHIHKAKQDLYEDKNKIGDELADKIKGLNIDKQQLNLVFSGQVGEPLVLTIQVKTANGQDETTHVIESAEPLKNPTQSTLDTNAIKKRFKGFNKARYTIEAIDFSRLADNISLPFKELARLKNKAAFLLNDSVEILRDVDVPPLLNHPKVEEGSSIDKKPSMSILIADEKDLHLCEVTQADIYFKLPESFKKGCTKYIDLFLQNPRLIPWFPAVLIGKDYQEAVNVLKHVRPKRIVTNNTGIAYKAFEMGIDWVAGPFLNTTNSYALLTLQETLNCSGAFISNEINRMQIKNIARPKNFKLLYSIYHPILMMTSRQCFFQQTVGCKKPSIEDGCMLKCQKATTITNVKGVSFAIDKQKGGYPSIYNDEQFLNLDVVNDLADLFDEFFIDLTNIGAGSKEEQNKTQLIDSFEQIISGQKAAKQQLNQMVPVSTMAQYRQGL from the coding sequence ATGAATAAGCAAATAGAGTTATTAGCACCCGGCGGCGATGTAGAAGCAATTAAAGGGGCCATTGTTGCCGGTGCAAATGCTGTTTATTGCGGTTTAGATGTTTTTAATGCACGTAATCGCGCAACCAACCTTTCTTTTGATGAGTTGTGTGGCGTATTACGTTTAGCGCATCAGCACGATTGCGAGGTATTTTTAACGCTCAATGTCGTTATATTGGAGCAAGAATTACCAAGCCTAATCAAACTGTTGAATAAATTAGTGAATAGCGGTCTGGATGGCATTATTGTGCAGGACCTTGGCACATTTAATTTAGTAAAGAAGTATTTTCCAAGTCTTGATTTACACGCCTCAACGCAGTTAACGACGCACAATGAAGGGCAAATACAGTTTTTAAGCAAAATTGGCGCTTCTCGGGTTAATTTATCGCGCGAACTAAACCTTGACGAGGTTAAAAGCCTGACCCGTTTTGCACATGATCATGATGTATTAACCGAAGTTTTTGTACACGGTTCCCTTTGTATAGCTTTTTCTGGTCAGTGTTATTCAAGCTCGGTAAGTGTCGGCAACTCTGGTAACCGTGGGCGGTGTAGCCAAGCGTGCCGAGATGAGTATGAAACCACTGCCACGGGCAATAATTTCCCACTTAATTTAAAAGACAATTCAGCCTATTTTGATTTACCTGAATTAGTGGACGCGGGCGTCGACTCGTTAAAAATAGAAGGACGTATTAAGGGTGCGCATTATGTTTATACGGTGGTGGATAGCTGGCGTAAACAAATGGATAAATTTGAACAAACAGGGCGCTTATTAGAAGACGATTCAAATTTACATAAGGTCTTTAATCGTGATTTCACCAATTCCTTTTTAAAGGGTGATCTGACCAAAGACATGTTTATTGATAATCCCAGAGATCACAGTGTTGAACACGCAGTGACGAAAAGCCAGGCTGTATCGATTGTCCATATTCATAAAGCAAAACAAGATTTGTATGAAGATAAAAATAAAATTGGTGATGAATTAGCCGACAAAATTAAAGGCTTAAATATCGATAAGCAGCAATTGAATTTGGTTTTTTCTGGGCAAGTGGGTGAGCCATTAGTGCTAACTATTCAGGTAAAGACTGCAAATGGGCAAGATGAGACAACACATGTGATCGAATCTGCAGAGCCACTGAAAAACCCAACACAGTCAACACTGGATACCAATGCGATCAAGAAGCGTTTTAAAGGCTTCAATAAGGCGAGATATACGATTGAAGCCATAGACTTTAGTCGTTTAGCAGACAATATTAGCCTGCCATTCAAAGAACTGGCACGGCTAAAAAATAAAGCCGCTTTCCTGCTGAATGATTCTGTTGAGATATTGCGGGATGTCGATGTGCCGCCACTGCTCAATCACCCAAAAGTAGAAGAAGGTTCATCGATAGATAAGAAGCCGTCTATGTCTATTTTAATAGCGGATGAGAAAGACCTGCATTTATGTGAGGTAACACAGGCGGACATTTACTTTAAGTTGCCAGAAAGCTTTAAAAAAGGCTGTACGAAATACATTGATTTATTTCTTCAAAACCCACGTTTAATACCGTGGTTTCCCGCTGTTTTAATTGGTAAAGATTACCAAGAAGCCGTTAATGTCCTAAAACATGTGCGCCCTAAACGTATTGTTACTAATAATACGGGTATTGCCTATAAAGCGTTTGAAATGGGAATAGATTGGGTTGCCGGACCGTTTTTAAACACCACTAATTCATATGCTTTGTTAACCTTGCAAGAAACGCTTAACTGTTCGGGTGCGTTTATTTCTAATGAAATTAATCGTATGCAAATTAAAAATATTGCGCGACCCAAAAATTTCAAATTGCTCTACAGTATTTATCACCCCATTTTAATGATGACCAGTCGACAATGTTTCTTTCAACAAACTGTGGGGTGTAAAAAACCGAGCATTGAAGATGGCTGCATGCTTAAGTGTCAAAAGGCAACGACTATTACCAATGTAAAAGGTGTGTCGTTTGCCATTGATAAGCAAAAAGGTGGCTACCCCAGCATTTACAATGATGAGCAGTTTTTGAACCTAGATGTAGTGAATGATTTGGCTGATTTATTTGATGAATTTTTTATAGATTTAACCAATATCGGTGCAGGGTCAAAAGAAGAGCAGAACAAAACACAATTGATAGATTCTTTTGAGCAAATAATAAGCGGTCAAAAGGCAGCAAAACAACAGCTTAATCAAATGGTTCCTGTCTCGACGATGGCACAATATAGACAAGGCTTATAA